One genomic window of Syngnathoides biaculeatus isolate LvHL_M chromosome 13, ASM1980259v1, whole genome shotgun sequence includes the following:
- the LOC133510823 gene encoding regulator of G-protein signaling 13-like gives MSILLDSPASERLQNMDTETKKRAPLSQASLKSRLHCRSFQGSSTRGICFEEVSQWSHSLEKLIASKYGTKVFQAFLKSEFSDENMEFWLVCEEYKKIRSSFGMKSKAKKIFQHYIQAEAPREINIDHKTRELIRRNVKTAGAWCFDDAQRIVYGLMERDSYPRFLRSDVYRAFLDSI, from the exons ATGTCGATTCTGCTCGATTCCCCGGCGAGTGAGAGACTCCAAAACATGGACACCGAGACAAAGAAACGGGCACCGTTGAG CCAAGCAAGCCTGAAGTCTCGGCTGCACTGCAGATCATTTCAAGGCTCGAGCACGAGAGG GATTTGTTTCGAAGAGGTTTCCCAGTGGTCTCACTCCCTCGAGAAACTCATCGCATCGAAAT ATGGAACGAAGGTATTCCAGGCCTTCCTGAAGTCGGAATTCAGCGACGAAAACATGGAGTTTTGGTTGGTGTGTGAGGAATACAAGAAGATCCGATCCTCCTTCGGGATGAAATCCAAGGcgaaaaaaatctttcaacatTACATCCAGGCTGAGGCTCCCCGAGAG ATTAACATCGATCACAAAACCAGAGAGCTGATCAGGCGAAACGTGAAGACGGCCGGCGCCTGGTGCTTTGATGACGCTCAAAGGATCGTATACGGGCTCATGGAGAGAGATTCTTACCCGCGCTTCCTCAGGTCTGACGTCTATCGGGCTTTTCTGGACTCCATCTGA